In Candidatus Krumholzibacteriia bacterium, the sequence GCCGGACCTTTCGGTTGAGCCGGGTCCTGTGGTCCCGCGGCTTCGGCCCGAAGGTCGTGCCACCGCCCGAACGAATCGGCGACTTCAGGGAGCCGGCGCGCGCGCGCCCCGTTCCCTTCTGGCGGAAGAGCTTGGTCCCGGAGTAGGCGACCTCGCCCCGCTCCTTGGTCTTCGCCGTGCCCTGGCGCTGGTTCTTCAGGTAGACCTTGACGGTCTCGTACAGCGCCTGTTCGTGCACGGGGGCCTCGAACAGCAGCTCGGGGAGCCGCTGTTCGCTCTGCCCTTCACCGTTCTCGTTGAATCGCTTGGCCACTGCCATCGCAATGTCCTTCTGGACTCGAGTTCATCGTCGGGACCGCGGTCCCGACCGTTCTCAGGCGCCCGTCGCCTGGACGAGCACGTATCCGTTCTTCGCCCCGGGCACGGCGCCCTTCACCAGGATCAGGTTGTTCTCGGTGTCGACACGCATCACCTGCAGGTTCTTCACCGTCCGCCGCTGGTTCCCGTACCGA encodes:
- the rplD gene encoding 50S ribosomal protein L4; translated protein: MAVAKRFNENGEGQSEQRLPELLFEAPVHEQALYETVKVYLKNQRQGTAKTKERGEVAYSGTKLFRQKGTGRARAGSLKSPIRSGGGTTFGPKPRDHRTRLNRKVRRLALLSALSDRAANRAISVVEDPSLDAPKTRIMVSVLGNMGLSDKKVLFVVPGDGNTLYRSLRNIEGVDVIPAYQLNAYRVLRSEELVFTEASLQQVTEVFGA